From Gemmatimonadaceae bacterium, a single genomic window includes:
- a CDS encoding ABC transporter permease — MGFRNAWMRVRANFRRASDEQDLQDEIQFHLDQETAKHVRHGIPPDEARRRALAAFGGVERTKETYRDGRGDRPLADVGADLGFALRLLRRNPTLAGTVILTLALGMGSVVAIFSAVSAVILRPLPFTQPDRLVALWENNDVKGWRGETAAPANMLDWRERVSSFSGVEAWTNFTEEAIVVGAGDPTALRAVAVTGGFFRLLGVRPALGAGFDDGDTWSTGRRVVLLSHRAWRDKFGSDSSVVGRTLRVDGRDAEVVGVMPGSFGLPSEDTEMWTPSHWDPQDRGQDWFRRAHFMRPVARLAAGVSIEQARAELMTVMSALEREHPRINASMKADLGPLHEYLVGSTRRPLMILLGATGLLLLIACANVGNLLLVRAAAREREVVLRRALGASWGRIVRQALTESALLSLIGGTVGLAIGWWGTRVLVAWQPAGLLPVSNVQPDARVVAVVLMLCAASAAIFGTAPALWSAQRPAADALKDGMRGSSAGRKAHLWVHGLAVGEVALAVTLTVAAGLFVRSYQRLTLVDPGFVTSGTVALTLSLPTRRDDPPQALTAFYDQLLARLRAIPGVEYAALTSHVPLTATGLTMDFAIRGRGSDGAGREVLHRRMSRDYFKAMGVPLIAGRTFEDADGIGGEPVIIINQTLATRYFAGRDPIGQYIANDFTPDSSSVWRRVIGVVGDERQVAVGTPPQIEIIDPIYQDPRTGFHVVVRGRGDPSALFRPIESAISALDPMLPVLSIRTMEGIVDRSLVRERFMALLLAAFAVVGAILAVIGVYGVVAQAAQRRIPEIGIRLALGAAPAHVRWLILRHGLALTAAGAVVGSLVAFAAGGVLRQLLFGVSPRDAFTFATVIAAIVVTGVCAAWFPARRVLRRGASEVLNR, encoded by the coding sequence ATGGGATTCCGCAACGCCTGGATGCGCGTGCGCGCCAATTTCCGCCGCGCGAGCGACGAGCAGGACCTGCAGGACGAGATCCAGTTCCACCTCGATCAGGAAACCGCGAAGCACGTTCGCCATGGAATCCCGCCTGACGAGGCCCGTCGACGCGCGCTGGCGGCGTTCGGCGGCGTCGAGCGGACCAAGGAGACGTATCGCGATGGGCGTGGCGACCGGCCACTGGCGGACGTCGGCGCCGACCTCGGGTTTGCGCTCCGCCTGCTGCGGCGCAACCCGACGTTGGCGGGCACGGTGATCCTCACGCTGGCCCTCGGCATGGGCTCGGTCGTGGCGATCTTCTCGGCGGTGAGCGCGGTCATCCTCCGCCCGCTGCCGTTCACCCAACCCGATCGACTCGTTGCGCTCTGGGAGAACAACGACGTGAAGGGGTGGCGTGGAGAGACGGCGGCGCCGGCGAACATGCTCGACTGGCGCGAACGCGTGTCGTCGTTCAGCGGGGTCGAGGCGTGGACGAACTTCACGGAGGAAGCGATCGTCGTGGGCGCCGGCGATCCCACGGCGCTGCGCGCCGTTGCGGTTACGGGCGGGTTCTTCAGGCTGCTCGGTGTGCGCCCCGCGTTAGGCGCCGGTTTCGATGACGGCGACACGTGGTCGACCGGCCGTCGCGTGGTGCTGCTCAGCCACCGCGCGTGGCGCGACAAGTTCGGCTCCGACTCCTCCGTGGTCGGTCGGACGCTCCGGGTCGACGGGCGCGACGCCGAAGTCGTGGGCGTGATGCCAGGGAGCTTCGGCCTGCCCTCCGAGGACACGGAGATGTGGACGCCGTCGCACTGGGATCCGCAGGACCGCGGGCAGGACTGGTTCCGTCGGGCGCACTTCATGCGGCCGGTGGCACGACTCGCCGCCGGTGTCTCCATCGAGCAGGCTCGCGCCGAGCTGATGACGGTGATGAGCGCGCTCGAACGCGAGCACCCCAGGATCAACGCGAGCATGAAAGCCGACCTCGGCCCGCTGCACGAGTACCTCGTGGGGTCCACGCGGCGCCCGTTGATGATCCTCCTGGGCGCGACGGGCCTGCTGCTGCTCATCGCGTGCGCCAACGTGGGCAATCTGCTGCTCGTCCGCGCCGCGGCGCGCGAGCGCGAGGTCGTCCTCCGTCGTGCGCTCGGCGCCAGCTGGGGACGCATCGTCAGGCAGGCGCTCACCGAAAGCGCTCTGCTGTCGCTGATCGGGGGAACGGTGGGCCTGGCGATCGGCTGGTGGGGCACGCGCGTGCTCGTCGCGTGGCAGCCTGCCGGACTGCTGCCGGTATCGAACGTTCAGCCCGATGCACGCGTCGTTGCGGTCGTGCTCATGCTGTGCGCCGCAAGCGCCGCGATCTTTGGCACGGCCCCGGCACTCTGGTCGGCGCAACGTCCAGCGGCCGATGCGCTCAAGGACGGCATGCGTGGCAGCAGTGCCGGGCGCAAGGCGCACCTGTGGGTGCACGGCCTCGCCGTGGGTGAAGTTGCTCTGGCCGTGACGCTCACCGTGGCCGCCGGCCTGTTCGTCCGCAGCTACCAGCGCCTCACGTTGGTCGACCCGGGGTTCGTGACGAGCGGCACGGTCGCGCTCACGCTGAGCCTTCCCACGCGCCGCGACGACCCGCCGCAGGCCCTCACCGCCTTCTACGACCAGCTGCTGGCGCGGCTGCGCGCGATCCCCGGCGTCGAGTATGCGGCGCTGACCTCGCACGTCCCGCTCACGGCCACCGGCCTCACGATGGACTTTGCGATCCGTGGTCGCGGAAGCGACGGCGCCGGTCGCGAGGTGCTGCACCGCCGGATGAGCCGCGACTATTTCAAGGCGATGGGCGTGCCACTCATCGCGGGCCGCACGTTCGAGGACGCCGACGGCATCGGTGGCGAGCCCGTGATCATCATCAACCAGACGCTTGCCACGCGATACTTTGCCGGACGCGACCCGATCGGGCAGTACATCGCGAATGACTTCACTCCCGACTCGTCATCCGTCTGGCGCCGTGTGATCGGGGTGGTCGGCGACGAACGGCAGGTCGCCGTCGGGACGCCGCCACAGATCGAGATCATCGACCCGATCTACCAGGACCCGCGCACGGGATTCCACGTCGTGGTGCGCGGGCGCGGCGATCCATCGGCGCTTTTTCGCCCCATCGAGTCGGCGATCTCCGCGTTGGACCCGATGCTGCCCGTGCTCTCCATCCGCACCATGGAGGGCATCGTCGACCGTTCGCTCGTGCGCGAACGGTTCATGGCGCTGCTGCTGGCCGCGTTCGCGGTCGTGGGCGCCATTCTCGCGGTCATCGGCGTGTACGGCGTCGTGGCGCAAGCGGCACAGCGCCGTATCCCCGAGATCGGCATCCGGCTCGCGCTCGGCGCCGCACCCGCCCACGTGCGATGGCTCATCCTTCGCCACGGGCTCGCGCTGACCGCTGCCGGGGCGGTCGTCGGATCCCTTGTCGCCTTCGCGGCCGGCGGCGTCCTGCGGCAGCTGCTCTTCGGCGTGTCTCCGCGCGATGCGTTCACCTTCGCCACGGTAATCGCGGCGATCGTCGTCACCGGTGTGTGTGCCGCGTGGTTCCCGGCGCGCCGCGTGCTGCGCCGCGGGGCATCGGAGGTCCTCAACCGTTAG
- a CDS encoding molybdopterin molybdotransferase MoeA — MLPVAEAAARVTAGILPLDPERVALLDAVGRVLAEDAIAGYTMPPWTNSAMDGYAVRAADIAGASANAPVLLRVLETVAAGAFPSRPVGPGEATRIMTGAPVPEGADTVVRVEDTDDGVESVAIRDTRDSGKNLRPRGEDFPAGATVVPRGTPIAPAQVGVLASLGLGSVSVHRQPIVAILGSGDELVDLDRFHDVLAGRKIVSSNSYTLSALVRANGGVPRLLGNSPDDPEALRALLARARGADLVVTSAGASVGAFDHTRAVLASSGATLDFWKVKMRPGAPIGFGTLGGTPWIALPGNPVSAMVTFELFVRPVIRRMLGHARVHRRPVPVLLEEPVAIAARLTHFLRAIVSVRPDGMLGARLTGPQGSGILTSMSRANALLIIPEEPSHVAAGSRVNAFLTSEDASLSAEFLL; from the coding sequence ATGCTTCCCGTCGCCGAGGCCGCGGCGCGCGTCACCGCCGGCATTCTGCCGTTGGACCCCGAGCGCGTCGCTCTTCTGGACGCCGTGGGGCGCGTGCTGGCCGAGGACGCGATCGCCGGGTACACGATGCCTCCGTGGACCAACTCGGCCATGGATGGTTATGCCGTGCGCGCCGCGGACATAGCCGGCGCCAGCGCGAACGCGCCCGTGCTCCTGCGCGTGCTGGAGACGGTGGCGGCCGGCGCGTTTCCCTCGCGGCCCGTCGGCCCAGGCGAGGCAACGCGCATCATGACGGGCGCACCGGTGCCCGAGGGGGCCGACACGGTGGTTCGCGTGGAGGACACCGACGACGGCGTCGAGTCCGTCGCAATCCGCGACACGCGCGACAGCGGCAAGAACCTCCGGCCGCGAGGCGAGGACTTTCCCGCGGGCGCGACCGTCGTCCCCCGCGGAACGCCCATCGCGCCGGCGCAGGTGGGCGTGCTCGCGTCGTTGGGGCTCGGGTCGGTGTCGGTGCACCGCCAGCCGATCGTCGCGATCCTCGGTTCGGGGGACGAACTCGTGGACCTCGACCGGTTCCACGACGTCCTCGCCGGGCGCAAGATCGTGTCGTCCAACTCGTACACGCTCTCGGCGCTCGTTCGCGCCAACGGCGGTGTGCCGCGGCTCCTCGGCAACTCGCCCGACGACCCGGAGGCATTGCGTGCCCTGCTGGCGCGGGCGCGCGGCGCAGACCTGGTAGTCACCTCGGCGGGTGCGAGTGTAGGGGCGTTCGACCATACCCGGGCCGTGCTCGCCTCGTCGGGTGCCACGCTCGACTTCTGGAAGGTGAAGATGCGTCCCGGAGCACCGATCGGGTTCGGCACGCTCGGTGGCACGCCGTGGATTGCGCTGCCCGGAAATCCCGTGTCGGCGATGGTCACCTTCGAGCTATTTGTGCGACCGGTGATCCGCCGCATGCTCGGTCACGCGCGCGTGCATCGTCGGCCCGTGCCGGTGCTGCTGGAGGAGCCCGTGGCGATCGCGGCCCGCCTCACGCACTTCCTGCGCGCCATCGTGAGCGTCCGCCCCGACGGCATGCTGGGGGCACGACTGACCGGGCCCCAGGGCTCCGGCATCCTCACCTCGATGTCGCGGGCCAACGCGTTGCTCATCATCCCGGAGGAGCCATCACACGTGGCGGCCGGTTCGCGAGTCAACGCGTTCCTGACGAGCGAAGACGCATCGCTCTCCGCGGAGTTCTTGCTGTAG
- a CDS encoding PadR family transcriptional regulator, whose amino-acid sequence MPESDVLRGTLDLLILKVLSAEPMHGWGVSQRIQERSRGVLDVNQGSLYPALQRLEQRGLVDSEWQVTEQNRRARYYRLTAAGRRAVGQETANWRRYVTAVEYILEA is encoded by the coding sequence ATGCCCGAGTCCGACGTCCTCCGAGGCACCCTCGACCTGCTCATCCTCAAGGTGCTGAGCGCAGAACCCATGCACGGCTGGGGTGTCAGTCAGCGCATCCAGGAACGTTCACGCGGCGTGCTCGACGTGAACCAGGGCTCGCTCTACCCCGCGCTCCAGCGACTCGAACAGCGCGGGCTCGTCGACAGCGAGTGGCAGGTCACCGAACAGAACCGGCGCGCCAGGTACTACCGGCTCACGGCCGCTGGGCGCCGGGCGGTGGGGCAGGAAACGGCAAACTGGCGGCGTTACGTCACCGCGGTCGAGTACATCCTCGAGGCCTGA
- a CDS encoding methyltransferase domain-containing protein produces the protein MSLRDRFDVAETTIRVGDHAWTLEHPRSAEALISEPDFERDERLPYWADIWPSARVLADVLVRHQGDGRTALELGCGSGLVACALACAGYRLTATDYYEDALAFTAANVLRATGVSITTRLVDWRQLPRDLGRFDLVVGADVLYERGYGPLVADALAATIGPRGVAFIADPGRVGFDAFLQACRERRLSVDEAWTVPHALDAQRHDVRIVTLVRDAPNG, from the coding sequence ATGAGCCTGCGTGACCGGTTCGACGTCGCGGAAACGACGATCCGTGTCGGCGACCATGCGTGGACGCTCGAACATCCGCGCAGCGCCGAGGCGCTGATCAGCGAGCCCGATTTCGAGCGGGACGAGCGGCTGCCGTACTGGGCCGACATCTGGCCGTCGGCGCGCGTGCTGGCCGACGTGCTCGTCAGGCACCAGGGCGACGGTCGAACGGCCCTGGAGCTCGGTTGCGGGAGCGGACTCGTGGCGTGTGCGCTCGCCTGTGCGGGGTATCGGCTGACGGCCACCGATTACTACGAGGATGCGCTCGCGTTCACGGCGGCGAACGTGCTGCGCGCGACGGGCGTGTCGATCACGACGCGCCTGGTCGACTGGCGCCAGCTTCCCCGGGACCTCGGGCGCTTCGATCTGGTCGTGGGCGCCGACGTGCTGTACGAGCGCGGCTACGGCCCACTCGTGGCAGACGCGCTGGCGGCGACGATCGGTCCGCGCGGCGTGGCGTTCATCGCCGACCCGGGTCGCGTGGGGTTCGATGCGTTCCTCCAGGCGTGCCGGGAGCGTCGCTTGTCCGTGGACGAGGCGTGGACCGTGCCGCACGCGCTCGACGCGCAGCGCCACGACGTGCGTATCGTGACGCTGGTGCGGGATGCGCCTAACGGTTGA